GAACAGAATTCCATTTTCAGCAAAGCTTATGAATGCAAAATTGGGAAGGACATGTTCGACAAGGCTCTTACAGCTTTGCGAAACAATGGATCGAACCCGCGTAACCTCACCGACGCTGTTCTCAATCCAAATGCTAGATTTAGCATCCCATCACCTGATGATAAAGTGGATCGCGAGCTCCCTGATGGATGGAAATACGAGTGGTCTTTGCGATTCCAGCAACAACGAAAGATTTCTGTTAGAGACCTTTTGAACGATTCAACCAAAGCCGATGATCTCATTGAGCAAGATACCTTCCAGAAGATTGATTCTCTCACTCTTATGGTCAAACCAACGAGCTCGGCATGGGCTCAAAGCTCCGCAAGATATGTCTATTTGCCCGCTACAGTCTCGGACATGGACGTTCCGGCgcatttgaaatttttcCGCGATTCAGACTATCCCGGCGATCGCGTTTGTACAGGATCAGAGGTTAGCGGTAGTGAAGTGAACGTCAAATTGACTTGGACTTCCAACTTGTCCAAAATCTTTCAACCAAAAGATTACTACATTCACAATAAGCAGATGGCAAAAGCTTTTGGCGACAAAAAGACCTCCGTCGATGCCCTTAGTACAGCCAGCTTCGAGTTTCGATTGACCCCAAGGAACGAGTCCTGGCCTCTAGAATAAAGAAGACTATCAATTACACCTCCTTGCCATTTCATTCCGAGACCACCTGTCAACCCTCGTTCGATGAAAGAGAACACCACTCCGATTTCTATCCTCATTTGTAGACATGCTCGTTTTCAATACCTCATAgacatatatatatgttcTACCATCCCCAATGACAGAATTTCTTCCCGTGTTTTGTTCTATCTGCTGGACCCCTACTTACAATCTACTGTATGATATGCATTATTTTTCTTGATAACGTTGTAACTCTCTCAAAGTCAGATAAATAAGCGTGCTCATGTACACACATTGGACCAGTTTTTCGGTCGAAATGAGGTCAGTCTCTCGGGGGGAAAAGATCCTCACTAAACCTAAAGCAATAGAGATTTCTGCTTGACATGATCAtgcttgattttgatctcTATTGAGAACTCTCCCAATCCAGTACGAGATCAGAGGAACGAATGTACTTCGACCACATCATTCTTGAATTCCTAGCGATTTGACTACAACCCATTTTTGCCTATACACTTGATCGGAAAAACTTTCGGAAAAACTGACATCCTCCACTTCGGACTTCCTACACTTTTTTCGAACATCtccatcatttcaataaCAAATGTTCATCTCATCCAACTTCATTGATAGCCACTGAGATAGTCAAGCTCATATAGCCCATGCTGAGGCATCTCACTAAATATTCTCCCGTGTCACGACTCCGAGCCAGAACAACAATACGtcaacaccttcttttctcagCTCCGATAAGATCATTCAACATGTCGATTTCGAAtgcagcttcttcctctaaaCCTTTTGGCGCTCTTGCAGAGTACATGAAACCACCTCAACATATTGGTATGCAAAGTTTGGATAGAGAATCTTTCGATAGAGAAGTACCTGTACTTGCAATAGCAGTTGAATCTTCGAAAGTGGGAAAGATTAGACCTCATCCTGCTTTAAGAGGGTAAGCTCGACTGAAATATCAGAATTTCTCAAAATACGCTGACAAGTGAAGTATGATAGGCAAGTATTGGATTTACCTAAAGTGAAACCTATAATAGATGCTTCAGATGGTGAAAAAGGTGTCAAATGGATAAGATTACATGTAACATCCGAACATGATTTACCGGATGAAACGAATGAATTTATACGGAATGAAACGTTAGGATTGAGGAAAGAAAGTGTGAAATTGGGATATGACAACTGGAATACTTGTAAGTACCCCATTCTTATCTGTGTTGAAAAGAAATCCTGATTAAGTTTCCAATTCAGCCGAGATACTTAGTGCGGTCTTACCAACAACGAAATCCGATGATATCCCTTCGTCATTCACTTCTACAGGTCATATAGCTCACATGAATCTACGAGAAGAATGGTTGCCCTTCAGACATCTGATAGGACAGGTTATACTGGACGTGAGTCAGCTGGTCTTTTGGTTTTATCGAGGACTCCAAGTCAGCTGACTATAATGTGCTCGTCGAATTAGAAAAATCCTGGACTTCGAACAGTAGTCAATAAATTAGATACAATACACGCCCAGTATAGGTATTTCGATATGGAAGTTATAGCTGGGGACAAGGATTACATAACGACATTAGTGAGTCAATCTCCTCATCCATCGTCTTGTTTTGTTTGTGTTGAAAATATCTGCTAACCTTCTACAAACTCATAGAACGAATCAAACTGTACATTCACATTTGATTTCTCACTAGTATATTGGAATTCTCGTTTGCATCATGAACATGAACGTTTAATCGAATCATTTAAACCTAATTCACTCATTGCAGACGTCATGGCAGGTGTAGGACCTTTTGCTGTACCAGCAGCTAAAAGAGGTGGATATGTCTTAggaaatgatttgaatcCAGAGAGTGTTAAATGGATGAAAGTgaatcaagaaaaaaacCATGTGAgtgaatttcatttttaaaacTTAATATACAAGttattgatttgacttAATTTTGAGATAGGTTCAAAATAACCTAAGAATATCTGAGAAAGACGGTTCAGCTTTCATACAAGAAGTAGCATTAGAAGTATGGAAAAATCCATTCAAAGCTACAATTCCACATTCTGCTATAcgtaaaaataaaagagatgaaaggaaaaaaagagaattaaAAGCGTCGAATGAATCAGGTGATACAAACTCAATAGGAAATGTAGTTAAAAATATAACAGATAAATTAGGTTTAACTACATtatcaaaacaaattgaacCGGAAAAGGATTCGAGCTCCaatttacctgaaccacctaaaataattcaacattTTATTATGAATTTACCTGATTCAGctttaacttttttagGTTCTTATAATAATTGTTTTACACCTTTACttaaagaaataaattttaaagaaaaatatgGAATAAATGgtgaaaatttaaaagatgaacaaaTGCCTTTAATACATGTTTATTGTTTTACAaaagaaatggaattggaaaaagcaaaaatagatatattgaaagtgagtaaatgattcaattgTATTAAGGAACTAAGTAAATATCCTGAAGCTAAATTCGTATGTTCTTCTTATAGCGAGCAAGTGATAATTTGtcttttgaattgaacGAATCCTCTCCTGGATATCATTTACATCATGTCAGATCAGTTGCACCTAATAAAGATATGTATTGTTTAACATTTAGATTACCTAAACAAGTTGCTTTTAAGCCTTTAGAATAATGATGTGACTATGCATAATATATCGTTCCTTACAAGCTTCCAAAAAATACATTTCATATGTGATagtatcaatttcatcttacTATTCATACATATCTACAAGGATTTTTATGATCGTATGATATTTTCCTCTGCTTCAACATTACATCCTTACAAATTCCGACCATTCAAATAACTATAAATGTTTGCATTAGACTCAAACCAAATTGGACAATCATATCAAGTTGACTGTTCAACTTTGAGATCCATGATGAGGAGTCTGAGCTCTACTTCCAGCTCTTGATCCCATCCTACTATGTGAAGGAGTTTGATGTGATGGTGTTCTACCGCAGAAACGAAGCATTAGCCTCAAACCTACTTTGTGAAAAGCCTGTTTCAAACTGAATCAGACGAAGGGAGCGAAAAAAACCAAACTCACATTATTCCACTTCCGTGTTGACTGTGCAATAAACCTCCTCCAAGGGTAATTTGATTACGTCCAAAACCAGGCAATAACATACTTCCATCCCATCCGTCAAACCCATCTGAACTCATGAAAGTTGGTAAATATTCTGCCCAGCCATTCGAATTTCCAGTCGGTGTCGAGACGTAATTGCCTGTTAACGTAttattggaagaagaggaattgaGAGGGTTCGCAAGGAAAGCTGCTGTTGGTGAAGGAGCGATGGATGGACCTGCTTGAGATGGAAGGATCCTGAATATGGAACGATCAGCATTTGGTTCttacaatcaaaattatgGTGATGACCGATATAAAGACCGTACTCACATCATATCTCCACCTTGTGgtatgaaggtgaattgaGTCTCGCCCGAATGGCCAGGAAGTAAATCCCCAGGCTGCCAATTCGCATGTTCACCCATAAGTTGAGGATCATATACACCTTGAGCAGCATTATTGGCTTGTTGTGCAGCAGCAGCGGCAGCTACGGCGGCTGCCACAGCTGTCGAATGATCCGTACCGACCGTTCCAGCTATAGGAGCTATGGCTATAGGGTGTCCAGTCGCCATCGTTCCGTGAATCTGTTGGCTTAACAGGGTACCTGGCGAGGTGGGCGCGGTTCCCGGTCCATGTCGGAGTTCCCTCGTCTTTCGCACGATTTCTCGGATGAACGCTGCGTATATTGCCGGTTGGTGGGCGGGATCTACTGCACAATCTTCAAGAATATCTGCCATTTCACTGATAAAGATCAGGTCATGTCAGCTTGGTCCGAATCGCGCACAGATGACTGGTCTGACTGACGAAACAAGCTTGAATATGGCTTCTTCGGAATCGTGATAGGGTCGCAGTTCAGGTTTAAGCAATTTCAAGAGCGACAAGAGCTGTGTGACATCTTCAGCCTTTGCCGAGCTGTGTTCGGGGGAGAGTATATTACTCACAGCGTAACTACACATGACGAAATTGGTATCGGGTAGATAGGGTAAATAACCTTTAGGCAAGAACTCCTCCTTGACAACCGTACAAACTCGCTGGAAACATGTATCCCGTCAGCTAGATCAGAGACCGGAGATATTGCAAAGCTTACGGTGGCGGCCTCGTAGACATTagtcaagaagaaagaaatatCCATCTTGGCTCGCTAGACCACGAAGTCAGCTAATCGGTTGACCAAGTTCATGGGACAGAGTCCACTCACTTCCAAAGCATTTTCCAAGCCGAAAGAATACAGAACCAAACTTGAATAAGCGAAATAAAACTGGGCTCTGGAATCATATTCCGCTCTTCCATCGGCCAATCCCGCAATACCAACATATCTAGAAATATCGTCAGCATTTGCCTGTCAAAACCGCACAGGTATACATACTGTTCAGGCCTATTCCACTACGCGAGAAGAATTGTCAGCTAGCTCTTGGCAATTCAACGCTTTGACATCGGCTTACCTCTGTTAACCACCGCCTCAATTCCTCGTGAGCCGATCTGACAATCAACATGTCTGCCATACAGTTGTCAACGTCAGCTGAATAACCTCTGCTGTCAGGGAGTGACCGGCAAAACTCACAATCACAATCGTGCCTCAATCCGCTAACAGTCGTTGTACTGCTGTATATCGAGTCGATCGCTCTACTCATGATTTGCTGCAACACCACATACGCTGAGAGAGGTCGATCGGATGGCAACGAGAACCGTTGTTGATGCCATGAAGCTTCACATGCGTTTCTGATGATATAATCTTCTCGTAAGGTATATGGTTTACCCATTTGAGCGGAAAGAGATCGGTCCAAGACAAAGCAATGTAACCAGCATCTTTCACGGTTAATGATCTGTAACACCAGGCACACATCAGTCATTCGCCATTCTGCAATGATATATCAAGGATATAGCACGCTCACCTCTAGATCTCTGGcctttccttcttctgtGTCCAAACCCGACACAATGCTCTTTCTGTGCAAATTCAAATCGGTTGCCATTCTAATGAGATCGCGAAATTAGCTGCTTGTCATAAGTTTGGGAAAACTCCATCACTCACCTTATAGCCATACCAAGCATCAACCAAGTCCTGTCTTGCTCAAAGGTCTTTTCCGGGCCAAGAGTCCACAATGAAAGCAACAGATACGCTTGAACCACCTCGACTGATTTGTATCTGTATCAATGTCTGGTAAGCTATGTCTCTGAAGAATCAGCACCAGCGTAATTACTCACCCTCTTGATGGCACTTCGAAAGCCAATCTCTTCGCATACGCCGACAGCTGAGCGTGAAGTTCAGGTCGCTTATGATAGTACCTTGCGGCCAGTGCACAGATCCTGTAATATTATGAGTAAGCTGCGCTCGACGCTTACTTTTCGCTTAATCAGCTTACACTGTGCATAGAAATTGACTTCTTTGCAATACCAGATCGGGAGTGTGGAATTCCCTGTACACGAGGGGTACATGGAAAGCCACTATGGCCCGTATATCAGCAAAATGCCCCATCGATACCGAAAAAGCTCACTATTATCGAAGAATGTCTCGAATAATTCCCCAATTTCATCTCGCGACACGATAGTCATTAATTCTGGCAAACGAGTATCACTCATCCCAGCCGCAGGATTGAATGTGCCAGCTATCACGTTCATCAGTCATTTGTGTATATCGCACAACCAACCTGAACCTACCTAGTTTAAAGTAATTGTGAGAAGCGACTCCTTGACCATTGTCATTAAACATATGAGgttcctcatcttcctgAGCATTATTTCCACCTCTTATATCGCTCGTTGCTAGCCTATAACTTCCACCTGGCGACATACCAAGTGGACTGCCACTACGTGGAGGTGGATTACTCCTTCCATCATAACTCAAAGCGGAAGTACGATGTAGATTCTTGTTTTGGGAGTTGTTATTACCGCCTTGTTGATTGTTCGAATTGTGGCTgtgatgataatttgatttggatttCGACTTTTTGTTACTAGTATCATTCGTATTTTGCAGACTAGCTTCAGCTAATAGACCTAAAGGCGATAAAACGTTATCCGGTAGCGAATGCAAGCGCGGTGAGAGAGGTGGTTGAGAGTGATGTTGACCGTGTTGAGCATCTTCTCCTGAGAATCCGTCTCCACCAGTGTTATACGGTTGTCGATTCATGGCTACTGCTAGAGTCGGTACTGCCGAGGGAGATGTATGTGAGgtgatcaagttgattaTATCTGTATCTCCTGTACTACCATGCAATGCGGTGGAGAATGAGTTCAGAGCTGGTTGATCGAGATTACTCAGAGCCTATGACCCGTACAGACATCTGGTCAGTTGGGGGTCActcaattttgaattggaattcaACTCACCGCACCAATACCCTTCAAGGCAGCTTCGAATTTCGCCATTTTCGCTGCCATAGCTTCATTCTTCCTCGTACTCCTTTTACCTCTATTCGATTCCTCGAAAATACATTCATGCCCTCCAGACTTACAACGCTACAAAGACATTGTGGTTAGACTATTGTCGTTGTTATCGGATGGAGCGGCATCTACTCACCTTACACGGCGCACCCGGACCTGCGCCTTCATCAGGTATACATctcattttgatctttcgaCAAGCGATACAAGCCCTACGAAGTAATGTCGTGAGCTTAAACCCATAACAGTTCTCAGTGAAAAGCTTACCTCGAGCCTCTCGTCAACTTGACTTTCGGTTTATCGCCTTTCCCCTTCCCTTTTCCCTTTCCAGCCGGTGTTGTTTTGGCaccatcattatcatcgtCGTCATCgtcttcgtcatcatcgtcGTCATCACTTAATCCATCTTTAGGTGATCCTCCACTAATAATACTATCATTCCTCATATCAACATTTTTTGCCTTTTTATCCTGATGAACATGTCCATGATTTAGACCATTATCCATATATCCTGAATTATGTTGATCAGAATAGGTGGTGGAATTAtgtaaaggtgaaggttGAAAAGGATTTGGCATTGATGAATAAGCTTGAGCATATGGATGTGATGACATTTGAACCCATcctccattttcatcttgaccATCAGGCATACCATTGGATTGTTGATTATTACTACCACCACCATATGATGATCCTTCCCAGTTTCGCTTCATCATGTTTGAATTGAGGCACgtgatgaattgataacgatatgaatgataatttgtttATCGATAGGATATCAATAAGCGATAGATCTTCGATTATGAAATACCGGTTAACACAAGATGCGAAAGATCCAGCAGAAGAAAGGAGTGAAAGATCTTCTTTGCAACCAAGTAAGGCAGTGACTGATCAAGAGATATGTGTTTAACCTTTATTTTTCGCCTCTCGGGGTGACCGATCAGACCAGCAGATATGTCCTGGGTGGTAATTGATTGAGAAAGTCCGCCAATCCTGGTTGGTTTCACCCTTATGATGTAGTAATGTTTGTTTTGATGAGCGAATGAGAAGGTGAGGTATGATTTGTTAAGGGTGGATTGGATCGGCAGTAGTTACCGGTGATGTTATGGTGGTCATTCCGgtaagaagaaatcaaatcaaaaccGGGGCTTTTaacaaaaatcatcaaccaTGGTAGCAGCAGTGAACGGAGTTATCTTTCTATAAAGATCTGCATATGTCTGTGGCAGTTTGTTCCCCGAAGTCCCACTCTTCTTTCAGGCACCATCAGGACCTCGTGGTTTGATCGGGTCACTATCGATGGCATCATAATCACCCAATAATCTTAGGACAGGATATTATCGACGAATACGACTGGTATCTTACTCTGCCTATAACAACCACACACCGCCTCTCATTCGGCATTCTCAGTAGGCCAATATCAGTCTTTAAGATGAGCTTCGGCTCTTGCAGTCGATATGCTCTTCCCAGAGCACCTATAGCATGGGGCACACCAGGTCCTTCGAGATACTGGACAGCCTCAAGCTTGCCAAGAAACGCTGAGCGGTCGACCTTCCTACAGCAAACCCGGTTTATCTCTTCGAGAGCACCGAAAAAAGCCTTCACAAGATGTTTGACCTGTAGTATACAAAGGACTTCCTTCCTCGCTCCATTTTCGACTTCTACCAGAAGATCAGTACCCCCACCTTCAACAAGTCCGAACACCAGTCCGAATTCTCCGGTGCTTGCTAATCAAGCCAAACCAACAAATCCAGATGCGGCGCCTAAAGACGTATCGGACTCATCGCAGGATAAGACAGATTGGAAAATAATAGTGAAATTAGCAGGAAATATCTGGCCAAAAAATAATCCGAAAGTCAAGATACGCGTGATAGGTGCATTAGGTTTATTAGTAGCTGGAAAAATATTGAATGTCCAAGTACCGTTCTTTTTCAAGACCATTGTGGATAGTTTGAATGTACCTTTGACGGAAAGTAGTACAGTATGGATATTAGCTGGAGCTTCTATTGCAGGTTGTAAGTCTCAATCACCCTCCAAGAGTCattgaggttgatgagAATACCAGCTGAATGAACGCCTTGTAGATGGTGCGGCTAGAATTTTGACTACCGCTTTTGGCGAATTAAGGAATGCCGTTTTCGCTTCAGTGTCACAAAGTGCTATCCGTAAAGTTGCTAGAGAGACTTTTGAGCATCTGTTGAGTATGGATATGAAGTTTCATCTTGAAAGACAGACTGGTGGTCTAACTAGAGCTATCGATCGTGGTACAAAGTAAGTCCTTGTTGTTTCTGATTGACCTCAAGCGCTTTTTCGCTCTCGCTTATGGTCCTATACAGGGGTatttctttcatcctttcCTCGATAGTCTTTCACGTCATACCGACAGCTTTGGAGATCTCGATGGTATGCGGTATCTTATCATGGAAATTCGGATGGGATTTTGCAGCAGTCACAGTCATTACAATGGGGTTATACACATGGTTCACTGTACAAACCACAGCATGGAGAACAAAATTCAGGAAAGAAGCAAACTCGGCTGATAATAAGGGTGCTACCGTTGCTGTTGACAGTTTGATAAACTACGAAGCAGTCAAGGTATGTTGCGAACCTCCTCTGTATCAtatttcagcttctgctGATCAGCATCTCTCGCATTTCGCTGTTCGATAGGCATTCAACAACGAACGATTCGAAGTTGCTCAGTACGATGCAACGCTCAAAACGTACGAGAAAGCTTCTGTGAAAATCGCTACTTCTTTGGCTCTGTTGAATTCAGGCCaaaacttcatcttttccagTGCCTTGACAATGATGATGCTACTAGCTGCTCAAGGTGTTGTCAAAGGTGAGAATATCTTTTTCTGCATTTTCATCTCAAATGGGCTGTAGAGCTGACTTTTACCAATGTGTAGGAACAATGACAGTCGGTGATCTTGTGATGGTCAATCAGCTGGTCTTCCAATTATCGTTACCTCTAAACTTCCTGGGAACGGTATACAGGGAGTTGAGGCAGAGTTTGATAGACATGGACGTTATGTTCAACCTGCAAGGTCTGGATTCCGGTATCAAGGTATGTCAAATTCCTTTTGCTACGTATCACTGATAAAAGCTTATACGGACGTATGGTTTGAAGGATAAACCCAATACCAAGCCATTAGCCTTTAAGGGTGGTGAAATCCGTTTTGAGAACGTAAACTTTGGTTATCATCCCGAGCGACCGATTTTCAAGGATATGAGCTTCACCATTCCAGCAGGTCAAAAGGTAGCTATAGTTGGACCATCAGGATGTGGTAAATCTACCGTATTCAGATTATTATTTAGATTTTACGATTCTCAATCAGGAAAAAT
The window above is part of the Kwoniella pini CBS 10737 chromosome 11, complete sequence genome. Proteins encoded here:
- a CDS encoding iron-sulfur clusters transporter ATM1, mitochondrial, whose protein sequence is MSFGSCSRYALPRAPIAWGTPGPSRYWTASSLPRNAERSTFLQQTRFISSRAPKKAFTRCLTCSIQRTSFLAPFSTSTRRSVPPPSTSPNTSPNSPVLANQAKPTNPDAAPKDVSDSSQDKTDWKIIVKLAGNIWPKNNPKVKIRVIGALGLLVAGKILNVQVPFFFKTIVDSLNVPLTESSTVWILAGASIAGYGAARILTTAFGELRNAVFASVSQSAIRKVARETFEHLLSMDMKFHLERQTGGLTRAIDRGTKGISFILSSIVFHVIPTALEISMVCGILSWKFGWDFAAVTVITMGLYTWFTVQTTAWRTKFRKEANSADNKGATVAVDSLINYEAVKAFNNERFEVAQYDATLKTYEKASVKIATSLALLNSGQNFIFSSALTMMMLLAAQGVVKGTMTVGDLVMVNQLVFQLSLPLNFLGTVYRELRQSLIDMDVMFNLQGLDSGIKDKPNTKPLAFKGGEIRFENVNFGYHPERPIFKDMSFTIPAGQKVAIVGPSGCGKSTVFRLLFRFYDSQSGKILIDGQDIKDVTLDSLRKSIGVVPQDTPLFHADILHNIRYGNLEATDEQVIEAAKKAHVEETIQRLPDKYQTKVGERGLMISGGEKQRLAVARLLLKDPPILFFDEATSALDVYTETELMRNINNTLLGGGKTSVFIAHRLRTISDADLIIVLRDGKVAEQGSHEQLLEIDGGVYQRLWQAQLTESTQSKVGEEKEEEREELEVIEQKKGDSRK